A segment of the Camarhynchus parvulus chromosome 27, STF_HiC, whole genome shotgun sequence genome:
CTCCGGGAAAAGGCGAGCGGGGAGCAGCTCGTGGCCACCAGAAAGCCCCGGGTGGGGAGCGCGTCCCCCCCGCGCCACGAGCCGCTTTTAATGTCAGCcacttttaaaatcaattcATGCAGAAGCTTCACAGCTGTAGGACATTTACTATTATTGCCACGCTTTTCATTGCCcgtaattattataattatatgtCACTTTCAATATGGCGCATGATTCCCAACGAGTTGCAGGCGAGCACATGAAATTCCTAAAGTGCCTcggaaggagggaaaaaaaaaaaaaaaaaaaaaaaagaaaaaaaaaatttaaaaaaggacagagacggagaaaaggagagaggcagagagaagagaagaaggagaggaaagagaggaaagtAATGCCTAAAAAATCCAGCTCTTCCCCAACGTTCTCCCCAGTTTCCGAGCGCTTTTGCTCCCCGATGTTCCTTGCGGGTCAACAAACGGGAAGGAAAAACCGCGCAGCTCAAGGCTCAAAGAGGACGTGGGAATGCTCAGGAGCAGGAACATCCTAAAAATCAACGTTGCCAACCATTCCACCGGCCGGATTTcgcctctttttcctttctcccacccgttttttccctccaggtttgtttttttgtccCCCTCCAGAACTGAGGTGCGAGCTCCTGCCTGAAGGAACCTCGACTTTTCCACGGAGAAACCGCCCCAAAATCACCCGCAGCTCCTCGCCACCCCTTCCAACTGCGGACCCCCCCCCCAGAGGCCTCCCAGCCACCCAAAACCTCATCCCAAACTTCTCCAGCGCTTTCCCAACGCCGAGACTTCTCCAGAAAAACCCCGAGCCCGGGGGGAGCCCGGACCCGCAGGACGCGCCGcaccctctcctctctccccacattttttttttttttttttgtatttttctctttttaaaacaatccAACCGGAGCTGAACTGAGTGGGGGTGAcgaggattttttttttttttttttttttttttttttttgggagaggaggaggaggaggaaggcggGGGTCCCCGAGGTGCAGTGGCGCGGCGCGGCCGGCAGGTGGCGCGCTCCGCCCAGGCGGGGGGCGATGGCGGCGGCGGATTTGGGGCGACTTTGGGCCTAAAGCGGCTCCGCGCTCGTCATTATTTGTAACCATAGAGCATGAATTACCTCTTGAGGTCATCAGCGAGAATTTACGACTGGTCAACAAAAGCACGTGACGCCCAAACGCACCCCCACCCTCCCCCCATATTTGGCCGCATACATAGCAAAAACGAAGTACAGTGCATTGCTATAATTCATTAATACATCATAAATCGTCAAGCACGGGGTTATAACGACCACGAGCCACAAATCAAGCCctccaaaataacccaaatgaGCTCTTACTTTGTAAACTCGTTCTCAGGGCGCTACCCAAATGGCCCCGACTATCAGTTACTAAATTATGGGACCGGCAGTTCCATGAACGGTTCTTACAGAGATTCAAGCACCATGCATTCCAGCTCTTATGGCTACAACTACAATGGGATGGACCTTAGCATCAACCGCTCAGCCTCCTCCAGTCACTTTGGGGCTGTGGGCGAGAGCTCCCGCGgtttcccttctccagctcaggAGAGCAGGTTTAGACAGGCGTCCAGCTGCTCCTTATCTTCTCCCgactccctgccctgctccaacAGCGAGAGCCACGGAGGCAAACCCGCCCCGTCCCCCTCCGAGccggctcctgctgccagcagcaccaacacAAATTTCACAGAACTAGACGAGACCAGCGCGTCCTCGGGAGCCGACGAGGGCACTCCAAtaagcagcagcatcccccgAGCGCAGGCAGAGCCCATCGCGACCTCCACGGCAGCGACAGAAGGGCAGGCACCTCAGATATTCCCTTGGATGAGGAAACTTCACATTAGCCATGGTACAGCTCCTTCTTTTTCCGTCCTTGcgcttgtttattttttgccGCACAACCCCCCCCCCACCTCgctctttttctctgctgtttctttctctttttcccccctttcccctcttttttccctccccaccccccaaccccagccccgctcgcttttttttttttttttccgctctctccttccctttaTTCCGCGGAGGCGCTTTGATCAGAATCGCAGctatttattgcttttgtaTTTCTCGCTCTAAAGCTGCCTCTGGGCGCCTGCGGAGTTGGGGGGGGGTCTGCGTGTGTCTCCGTGCGTTTGTGTGGGGcgatttcattttcctttcgCTCTCCCCGCCGCCCAACCGGCGCTTTTGCAAAGCTCCGGGCACCGTGCGGGTGCTGGGAGAAGGTAATTTAAAAACCGAGGCCACGGGGGTTGTTCCTCgggctggggtgggaagggaagaatTGGCCATTAAAATGGAACCGGAGGCGCAGATGGGGCTCGCAGCCCCGTCCTGCCCCGGTTTCCTGGGCTCGTCCGTGCCGAGCTGCCCTTGACAAACCCCCCAGAGCCGGCAGGGGAGCCCCGGGAGGGCAGAGCCGCCCCCCAGCTCCGCTCCGAGCCCAATTCCCCATTTTCTGCCGGAGGAAAGGGCGGCCCCAAAGCTGCCAGGGCACGGCCGGGAGGGAGAGCAAAGAAAGGGCAGggatgcccagagctgctcagtgatGGACACGGAGCGGGGAATTGGGGTCTGGAGGGGCCGGGGGTGGGGGGTTCCACACGTGTGCGAGGGGGGCTGGGAGAacaaggaggcagaggaggggggCTGCTGTTATTTGGGGGCAATCCGCAGCtttcagctgttaaaaaaacccccacatctatttttttttaaaaaaagcgCGAAAAATAggcttaaaatttaaaaataggtgGAAACTAGCTGAAAACGCGAGCAGAAAGAGCAAACCCCAACCCCGCTGTTGTCCGTGTTACCCAGACATGACTGGACCAGACGGGAAGAGGGCGAGGACAGCGTACACTCGCTACCAGACCCTGGAGTTGGAAAAGGAATTCCACTTCAATAGATATCTCACCCGCAGGCGGAGGATAGAGATCGCTCACGCGCTCTGCCTCTCCGAGCGCCAGATCAAAATCTGGTTCCAGAACCGGCGCATGAAGTGGAAGAAGGATAACAAACTGAAAAGCATGAGCCTGGCCTCGGCCGGCAGCGCCTTCCAGCCCTGAGCCTCGCCAGCGCCAAAACCGGCGGCAAAAACGAGCGGGAGGcgaagaggaaggagaagaggaggaaggcgaggaaaaaaaaaaaaaaattaaaaaaaaataatacacaacccaaaaccacagcGAAACCCCCGAGTgaataatgaaataaagaaaggaGCGGCAGATGCGCGGTTTGGGAGGACTGAGCAGCGAGGCACCTTCGGGGCTGattcctccccagagcagctcctggcgGTGCCCTCAGCCCAGGACTGAGCTCCCctttttggaagtttttttgttgttgtttgtttgtttgtttgtttaaaaacaaggcaaaaaaaaaagaaattaaattttatttccagatgctcctcctgctctcGTTGTTCTTctgaatgtgtgtgtgtccGTGCTCTCTTGGTGCTTTCTGGAAAGCTGGCATGTGTTCTGTGAGCCCTTGAATGTGATAACTTATTTATGAATCCAGAACAGATACAGTtcttggtttatttgtttgggattttcttcttttttttttttttaaattttaatttttcccccctccccttttttttcctgctcttgggTGAGTTTTTCTCTGCCTAAGCGAAAATCGGGGGTTCCTGCACTACAGTCgcagaaaaaaagtcttaaaaaacccaacaaaaatggaaaaaaatagaaaaaaatatacaaaaaaccaaaaaaaaagcagctcttgTATCTTTCTGTCTTAAAATTGTCCAGTCTGTGTTTTAGTCCAAACTCCAGGCCAGGATTTCTAATCCCAGCCTCATTCCAAGGCGTACTCTTAGACGTGGGTGAACTTCACTATTAAAAATTGATAATAATACCAATAATTaataactcaaaaaaaaaaaaaaaaaaaaaaaaaaagaaaaaagaaatgtacaaAAGCGGAGAGCGACGCTGGAGTGCTCCGATGTTTgtaaatattagaaatatttctgccGTGAGTAATAGCCGGGTCGTAGTGGGCAGAGTGAATGCGGTGTTCTGTGTAAAAATGGCCTCTGTCATGTCTCGCAGCCGGGTAGTTCTTGGCCAAGCagctttttgtatttgtttgtaGCTTTACTCGAACTCAAATAAACGTTTTCCCCCCACTCACAAAGGCTCCCAGTCGCGTTCTTATCGCCCCCGACCCCTCCGAAATTCGCAGCCTGCCAAACCCGCCAGGTGCCCTCAGCGTCTGCTGGGCGGCAGAAACGCCCCAAACCGCCTCAAAATCCGTCAAAATCCGCCAAAATCCGTCAAAATCCGTCAAAATCCGCCCCAAATGCCGGCACCGCGCGGGGTTCCAACGCAACCATCACCCCCAAAAGCGCCGGGCCCCCCCAGAACGCCTCGGCCAAAGCTAATTTTCCTCCCCCAGCGCCGCTCCCAACGCTCCTTGCCCACCCCTCGCACCACTCCCGAGCCTTTCGGGGATGCTCGGCCCGAAaagaacccccccaaaatccaccctgggctcagcagaggTACCAAGGGCCGCGCCGAGCAGCCCAGAGCCGAGGTTTTGTTAGAGCGGGCTTAGAAATCCGGTGATTTCTGGCTAAAGCCGAGCTCTGCGCTGCTGCTCCGGGCGGGTTTCACCTCTCGGTGCCCGGTTTAACGCGGAGCCCCCGCGCAGCGGCAGCCGCGGCCAAACTCGGCCCCTGCGCCGGCCCAGAACTAAGCTCGGGCTAAAGTCGAGCTTAGCGCGACGCCTCTGGCACCTCCGCAGCCCCGCTCGGGCTCGCAGCAAGGAAAGTTGAGCTCGGAACTTACCCAACTTAATCTCTGCCACTGTTTGGGGACTTCTTTAAGTGATTTTGAGAGGGATGTGAAGTGGACTGTCAGATCCCAAACCATTTGCTCGCCTTCCCTttggtaaatttttttttttcctccctaaatttttttttttttaaccgATAGCAAACTCtctcccccccccaaaaaagtggCTCTATGACATTTAGATGTCAAATGGATAGGGGGTTTTATCTCGAAGTTAGATCGTAAAAATCGCCCGGAGCTCAGCCAGATACCCCTCACTGGCTCTCAAAAGTCACGTGAGGTCCATAAAGTTAGTTTTATGGTTTTGGGGAGTTGACAATGTACAATATATTTCACATTCTCCAGAATGTTAAGTGACACTTTAACTGCTCGCTCTGCCTCGTTCGGGGGGCAGCGGTGGGTGAGCACTTTTCCAGATGAGGGATAAACGCCGCAATTGGCAGGGTGAGCAATGTCCCAGGGACTGCGGTGCTCAAAGTAAGTCCTCGAATAttctctgctttaaaaaaaaaaaataacaaacagaaaaaaaaaaagaaaaaaaaaaaaccaaaaaaaacctcaaaaatatcTGTTTGCGAGCGTTGGCGGGGGGTTGGTTCAACTCTGGGAGTTTGAATCCTGGTTTTAAGCAGAGTTTTCCATCCCGGCTCCCAGGCCCGCCTGGGAACTCGGGctggaaaatggggggaaaatcggtgaaaaaaaaatggggaaaaatgggtgaCAATTTGCTGAAAATGCCTTCTGCAAGCCCcggctgccc
Coding sequences within it:
- the HOXB5 gene encoding homeobox protein Hox-B5, encoding MSSYFVNSFSGRYPNGPDYQLLNYGTGSSMNGSYRDSSTMHSSSYGYNYNGMDLSINRSASSSHFGAVGESSRGFPSPAQESRFRQASSCSLSSPDSLPCSNSESHGGKPAPSPSEPAPAASSTNTNFTELDETSASSGADEGTPISSSIPRAQAEPIATSTAATEGQAPQIFPWMRKLHISHDMTGPDGKRARTAYTRYQTLELEKEFHFNRYLTRRRRIEIAHALCLSERQIKIWFQNRRMKWKKDNKLKSMSLASAGSAFQP